A part of Alphaproteobacteria bacterium genomic DNA contains:
- a CDS encoding rhomboid family intramembrane serine protease, with product MVGRNEAPMIPLHDDNPTEIRPYVTWALIAICVLVFLWQQTPGNGGVVLSLGFIPAVLLGKAELSPELVMVPAALTPVTSMFLHGGWMHLIGNMLYLWIFGNNVEDAMGHGRFIAFYAVCGLAAAAAQAALDPASRIPMIGASGAIAGVLGAYALLYPRAKVLVLIPIFVIFTTVRLPALWVLGGWFVLQLINGALADPAGGGVAWWAHIGGFAAGLALIWLFKRKDIKLLTARARSPSGLTVVRGRPRPRRTSQHVPTVSRPRRGPWGRS from the coding sequence ATGGTTGGGCGCAACGAGGCGCCCATGATACCGCTGCACGACGACAACCCGACCGAGATCCGGCCCTACGTCACCTGGGCCCTGATCGCCATCTGCGTTCTGGTCTTTCTGTGGCAACAGACGCCGGGCAACGGGGGCGTGGTTTTGAGCCTCGGTTTCATTCCCGCCGTGCTCTTGGGCAAGGCCGAGCTCTCGCCCGAACTGGTCATGGTGCCGGCGGCACTGACGCCCGTCACCTCCATGTTCCTGCACGGCGGCTGGATGCATCTGATCGGCAACATGCTCTACCTCTGGATCTTCGGCAACAACGTCGAGGACGCCATGGGGCACGGCCGTTTTATCGCCTTCTACGCGGTCTGCGGACTGGCCGCGGCGGCGGCCCAGGCGGCCCTGGACCCGGCCTCGCGGATTCCCATGATCGGCGCCTCGGGCGCCATCGCCGGCGTGCTGGGGGCCTATGCGCTGCTCTATCCCAGGGCCAAGGTGCTGGTGCTGATCCCCATCTTCGTCATTTTCACCACCGTGCGCCTGCCGGCGCTGTGGGTGCTGGGTGGCTGGTTCGTGCTGCAACTGATCAACGGCGCCCTGGCCGATCCGGCCGGCGGTGGCGTCGCCTGGTGGGCCCATATCGGCGGCTTCGCGGCCGGGCTGGCGCTGATCTGGCTCTTTAAGCGCAAGGATATCAAGCTGCTGACCGCCCGGGCCCGTTCGCCCAGCGGTCTCACTGTGGTGCGCGGCCGGCCCCGGCCCCGTCGGACCAGCCAGCATGTGCCCACCGTTAGCCGCCCGCGGCGCGGACCCTGGGGCCGATCCTAG
- the ubiG gene encoding bifunctional 2-polyprenyl-6-hydroxyphenol methylase/3-demethylubiquinol 3-O-methyltransferase UbiG — MRQSKASPAPSIDADEVARFAALADQWWDPEGELKALHRLNPVRLAYSRDRLADHFAAKLKGASELKPLAGLRLLDVGCGGGIFAEPLCRLGAEVVGLDAGAEAVGVARHHAQAAGLDIDYRQASAEELAAGGEQFDAVLALEVIEHVADLGAFMTAIGRLVAPGGAFIGATLNRTMKSWAMAVVAAEYLLGWVPRGTHQWDRFVKPSELARQLRPAGLELSDLSGVVYHPLTDAWRLGRDLSVNYLAFATKRDR; from the coding sequence ATGCGCCAATCCAAAGCTTCCCCCGCGCCTTCGATAGACGCCGACGAAGTGGCTCGTTTCGCCGCCCTGGCCGACCAATGGTGGGACCCGGAAGGTGAGCTGAAGGCGCTGCACCGCCTCAATCCGGTGCGTCTGGCCTATAGCCGGGATCGCCTGGCCGATCATTTCGCGGCAAAGCTGAAGGGGGCCTCCGAGCTCAAGCCGCTGGCCGGCCTGAGATTGCTCGACGTGGGCTGCGGCGGGGGCATCTTCGCCGAGCCGCTGTGCCGCCTGGGGGCCGAAGTCGTGGGCCTGGACGCCGGCGCCGAGGCCGTCGGCGTGGCGCGGCACCACGCCCAAGCCGCCGGCCTCGACATCGACTACCGCCAGGCCAGCGCCGAGGAACTGGCGGCCGGCGGCGAGCAGTTCGATGCCGTGCTGGCCCTGGAGGTGATCGAGCACGTGGCCGACCTGGGCGCCTTCATGACCGCCATCGGCAGGCTGGTGGCGCCGGGCGGCGCCTTTATCGGGGCGACGCTGAACCGCACCATGAAGTCCTGGGCCATGGCCGTGGTGGCCGCCGAATACCTGCTGGGCTGGGTGCCGCGCGGCACCCACCAGTGGGACCGCTTCGTCAAACCCTCGGAACTGGCCCGCCAGCTCAGGCCCGCCGGCCTCGAGCTTAGCGACCTCTCGGGCGTGGTCTACCACCCGCTGACCGACGCCTGGCGCCTGGGCCGGGATTTGTCCGTCAACTATCTGGCTTTTGCCACCAAGCGCGATCGCTAG
- a CDS encoding electron transfer flavoprotein subunit beta/FixA family protein produces the protein MKVLVAVKRVIDYNVKVRVKGDNTGVETANVKMSMNPFDEISVEEALRLREAGTADEVVAVSLGVQQCQETIRTALAMGADRGILVKSDEELQPLAVAKLLKAVVDQEAPGLVILGKQAIDDDANQCGQMLAALAGWPQATFASKIEIADGKANITREVDGGLENIAVDLPCVVTTDLRLNEPRYASLPNIMKAKKKPIDEKTPEELGVDIAPRLRVLKVEEPPTRQAGVIVESVAELVEKLRDEAGVI, from the coding sequence ATGAAGGTGCTCGTCGCGGTCAAGCGCGTCATCGATTACAACGTCAAAGTCCGGGTCAAAGGCGACAACACCGGCGTCGAGACGGCCAACGTCAAGATGTCGATGAACCCCTTTGACGAAATCAGCGTCGAGGAGGCGCTACGCCTGCGCGAGGCCGGCACGGCCGACGAGGTGGTGGCTGTCAGCCTCGGCGTCCAACAGTGCCAGGAAACCATCCGCACGGCCCTGGCCATGGGCGCCGACCGCGGCATCCTGGTCAAGAGCGACGAGGAGTTGCAGCCCCTGGCCGTGGCCAAGCTGCTCAAGGCGGTGGTCGACCAAGAGGCCCCCGGCCTGGTCATCCTGGGCAAGCAGGCCATCGACGATGACGCCAACCAGTGCGGCCAGATGCTGGCGGCCCTGGCCGGCTGGCCCCAGGCCACCTTCGCCTCGAAGATCGAGATCGCTGACGGCAAGGCCAACATCACCCGTGAGGTCGATGGCGGCCTCGAAAACATCGCCGTCGACCTGCCCTGCGTCGTGACCACCGATCTCAGGCTGAACGAGCCCCGTTACGCCAGCCTGCCCAACATCATGAAGGCCAAGAAGAAACCGATCGACGAGAAGACGCCTGAGGAGTTGGGCGTCGACATCGCGCCCCGCCTGCGTGTGCTCAAGGTCGAGGAGCCGCCGACGCGCCAGGCCGGCGTCATCGTCGAGAGCGTGGCCGAGCTGGTCGAGAAATTGCGTGACGAGGCAGGAGTAATCTGA
- a CDS encoding class I SAM-dependent methyltransferase: protein MTEQPAAHPAKPAQPDKRQRVRALFDDVAERYDLMNTVLGGGVHHLWASSMMDWLAPRPGMRLLDVAGGTGDIANRFLKRLGGTGTAVVCDINQRMLEVGRDRAFNRNQVRGLSWLCGNAEALPIADGFADAYTIAYGLRNVSNLDAALAEARRVLRPGGRFLCLDFSSVVLPLLENPHKVYLDRLLPRAARLFDVPGSDYLAESIRQFPDQATLAKAITRAGLGRVKHRNLLGGVAALHSAWRI, encoded by the coding sequence ATGACCGAGCAGCCGGCCGCCCACCCTGCCAAACCCGCCCAGCCCGACAAGAGGCAAAGGGTGCGGGCGCTGTTCGATGACGTGGCGGAGCGCTACGACCTCATGAACACCGTGCTCGGCGGCGGCGTTCATCATCTCTGGGCCAGCTCGATGATGGATTGGCTGGCACCACGCCCGGGCATGCGGCTGCTTGACGTGGCCGGCGGCACCGGCGATATCGCCAACCGTTTCCTCAAGCGGCTGGGCGGCACAGGCACGGCGGTGGTCTGCGACATCAACCAGCGCATGCTCGAGGTGGGCCGCGACCGCGCGTTCAACCGCAATCAGGTGCGCGGCCTCAGTTGGCTCTGTGGCAATGCCGAGGCGCTGCCCATAGCGGACGGCTTTGCCGACGCCTACACCATCGCCTACGGCCTGAGGAACGTCAGCAACCTAGACGCCGCCCTGGCCGAGGCGCGGCGGGTGCTGCGCCCGGGCGGCCGCTTTCTCTGCCTCGATTTCAGCTCCGTCGTGCTGCCGCTGCTGGAGAACCCCCACAAGGTCTATCTCGATCGCTTGCTGCCACGCGCGGCCAGGCTTTTCGACGTGCCTGGATCGGACTATCTGGCCGAGAGCATCCGCCAGTTTCCCGACCAGGCGACACTGGCCAAGGCCATCACCCGGGCCGGCCTGGGGCGCGTCAAGCACCGCAACCTGCTGGGCGGTGTGGCGGCCCTGCATTCGGCCTGGCGCATTTAG
- a CDS encoding DUF1178 family protein: MIVYDLKCCNDHVFEAWFRDSASCQAQTRAGKVDCPVCGESKVEKAPMAPNVAVQKESTGRELAARAAALEVLGEMRHQVEQNCDYVGPEFAEEARKIHHGEVDQRNIYGEATPEEASELSEEGVEFKQVPWVETADN, from the coding sequence ATGATCGTCTACGATCTCAAATGCTGCAACGACCATGTCTTCGAGGCCTGGTTTCGCGACAGCGCCAGCTGCCAGGCCCAGACCAGGGCCGGCAAGGTGGATTGTCCGGTGTGCGGCGAGAGCAAGGTCGAGAAGGCGCCCATGGCGCCCAACGTGGCGGTGCAGAAGGAAAGCACGGGCCGGGAACTGGCGGCCCGGGCGGCGGCGTTGGAGGTGCTGGGCGAGATGCGCCATCAGGTCGAGCAGAACTGCGACTACGTCGGCCCCGAGTTCGCCGAGGAGGCCCGCAAGATCCACCACGGCGAGGTCGACCAGCGCAATATCTATGGCGAGGCGACGCCCGAAGAGGCCAGCGAGCTCAGCGAGGAAGGCGTCGAATTCAAGCAGGTCCCCTGGGTCGAAACCGCGGATAACTGA
- a CDS encoding alpha/beta fold hydrolase → MAVTAFEPSAKTDLPVLLVFPAMGAPARIYGEAAAALAAEGCVAVTVDPRGVGQSGPAPSRRIDYGLDAFLERDWPAVTNWARERYPGRPLVLLGHSLGGMVSALYAGLAPEGVDGLVLLTTSHVHYRHWPRPVGWLVWGNFVAFATLARLLGYFPGQRLGWGSPIARQLVIDWARWGTTGRYRSPSGDDVDGLLARVALPVLSISFSDDRNFGPKRAVDGFCVRLRSAELTRWHLQPDEVGRQSVGHFGHLRDCPQLWWRIAEWLAQVRPA, encoded by the coding sequence TTGGCGGTCACGGCCTTCGAGCCCAGCGCAAAAACGGATCTGCCGGTCCTGTTGGTCTTTCCGGCCATGGGAGCGCCGGCGCGGATCTACGGTGAAGCGGCGGCGGCGCTGGCGGCCGAGGGCTGCGTTGCCGTCACCGTCGATCCCCGCGGCGTCGGCCAAAGCGGGCCGGCGCCCTCGCGGCGTATCGATTACGGCCTCGACGCTTTTCTCGAACGGGACTGGCCCGCGGTCACGAATTGGGCCCGCGAGCGCTATCCCGGCCGGCCGCTGGTGCTGCTGGGCCACAGTCTGGGCGGCATGGTCAGCGCGCTTTATGCCGGCCTGGCGCCCGAAGGCGTCGATGGCCTGGTGCTGCTGACCACCTCGCACGTCCATTACCGACATTGGCCGCGACCGGTGGGCTGGCTGGTCTGGGGCAACTTCGTGGCCTTTGCGACGCTGGCCCGGTTGTTGGGCTACTTTCCCGGGCAGCGCCTGGGCTGGGGCAGCCCCATCGCCCGCCAACTGGTGATCGACTGGGCACGCTGGGGCACCACGGGCCGATACCGGAGCCCCAGCGGCGATGATGTCGACGGGCTGCTGGCCCGGGTGGCGCTGCCGGTGTTGTCGATCTCGTTCAGTGACGACCGCAACTTCGGCCCCAAGCGCGCCGTCGACGGATTCTGTGTGCGGCTCCGGTCGGCCGAGCTAACCCGCTGGCATCTGCAACCCGACGAGGTTGGCCGCCAAAGCGTCGGCCACTTCGGCCACCTGCGCGACTGTCCTCAGCTTTGGTGGCGCATCGCCGAGTGGCTGGCGCAGGTAAGGCCTGCCTAA
- a CDS encoding alpha/beta hydrolase: MTLDPQAQLVLDMAAKSRRPPLETLSPVEARREYEEMVKLVAGRGPEMHAVEELEAAGPFGAIPLRLYRPRPAQGPEPVLIYLHGGGYVIGSRQSHDVPCRFLAQEGDCLVISVDYVMAPEHPFPEPGEDVWAATAWIAENAARLGGDAGRIAIGGDSAGADLATVTAIRARDEGGPGLCFQLLYYPGTDKTCSFASHRELGEGYRLTSDLIDYFMKHYFSAGGDDRDPRASLLYAEDLSGLPPVLLVTAGYDPLKDEGRAYAEKLQAAGNDARLSHYPGMLHGFISMPGLLDAAGQALAEGGQALKTAFGT, translated from the coding sequence ATGACACTCGATCCGCAGGCGCAACTGGTGCTCGACATGGCGGCCAAGAGCAGGCGGCCGCCGCTCGAGACGCTGAGCCCGGTCGAGGCCCGGCGCGAATACGAGGAGATGGTCAAGCTGGTGGCCGGCCGGGGCCCCGAGATGCACGCCGTCGAGGAGCTCGAGGCCGCCGGCCCTTTCGGCGCCATCCCGCTCCGGCTCTACCGCCCGCGCCCGGCCCAGGGGCCGGAGCCCGTTTTGATCTACCTGCACGGTGGCGGCTACGTCATCGGCAGCCGCCAGAGCCACGACGTGCCTTGCCGTTTCCTGGCCCAGGAGGGCGATTGCCTGGTGATTTCGGTCGACTACGTCATGGCGCCCGAGCACCCCTTTCCCGAACCCGGCGAGGACGTCTGGGCGGCCACCGCTTGGATCGCCGAAAATGCCGCCCGCCTGGGCGGCGATGCCGGGCGCATCGCCATCGGCGGCGACAGCGCCGGCGCCGATCTCGCCACTGTCACGGCCATCCGGGCCCGCGACGAAGGCGGCCCCGGGCTTTGTTTCCAATTGCTCTATTACCCCGGCACCGACAAGACCTGCAGTTTCGCTTCGCACCGCGAACTGGGTGAGGGCTACCGGCTGACCAGCGATCTGATCGACTATTTCATGAAACATTACTTTAGCGCCGGCGGTGACGACCGCGACCCCCGCGCCTCGCTGCTCTATGCCGAAGACCTGAGCGGGCTGCCGCCGGTGCTGCTGGTGACGGCCGGCTACGATCCCCTCAAGGACGAGGGCCGTGCCTACGCCGAAAAGCTGCAGGCGGCCGGCAACGATGCCCGGCTTTCCCACTATCCCGGCATGCTGCACGGCTTCATTTCCATGCCGGGCCTGCTCGACGCGGCAGGCCAAGCCTTGGCCGAAGGCGGCCAGGCCCTGAAGACGGCGTTCGGAACCTGA
- a CDS encoding SAM-dependent methyltransferase, translating into MATSEEQEKGETPGHRGLDQQPSQWVERFAPLVPAGGPVLDLAAGGGRHSRLFLKRGHAVTAIDRDLSGLTPAETLTRHEHDLEDGRPWPLVGQTYAAVVVTNYLFRPLFPELLAALATSGLLIYETFAQGNERFGRPRNPDHLLRPGELLDLAGDLTVLAYEQGEVTEPWPAVVQRIAAQKPMD; encoded by the coding sequence ATGGCCACGAGCGAAGAGCAAGAGAAAGGCGAAACCCCGGGGCATCGCGGCCTCGACCAGCAGCCCTCGCAGTGGGTCGAGAGATTCGCCCCGCTGGTGCCTGCGGGCGGCCCGGTGCTCGACTTGGCGGCCGGCGGCGGTCGCCACAGCCGGCTTTTCCTGAAGCGCGGCCACGCCGTCACGGCCATCGACCGCGACCTTTCGGGACTGACGCCGGCGGAGACCCTCACCCGGCATGAGCATGACCTCGAGGACGGCCGGCCCTGGCCTCTGGTTGGCCAAACCTATGCCGCCGTCGTGGTGACGAACTACCTCTTCCGGCCACTGTTCCCGGAGCTGCTGGCTGCTCTCGCCACCAGCGGCTTGCTGATCTACGAAACCTTCGCCCAAGGCAACGAGCGCTTCGGCCGGCCGCGCAACCCCGACCACCTGCTGCGGCCCGGCGAGCTTCTGGATTTGGCTGGCGATCTCACGGTCCTGGCCTACGAACAGGGTGAAGTGACCGAGCCCTGGCCGGCCGTGGTGCAGAGAATAGCTGCCCAAAAGCCGATGGACTAG